The following are encoded together in the Flavihumibacter fluvii genome:
- a CDS encoding Y-family DNA polymerase, protein MFALIDCNSFYCSCERLFRPALDHHPVVVLSNNDGCVIARSDEAKALGINMGVPYFQCRDLIREKNVAVFSSNYALYGDLSRRVMDTLRHLAGPEQVEVYSIDEAFVSLPELTQPELVEMARNLKDTVENWTGIKVSIGIAPTKVLSKVANRLAKKNKSESDCIMILDNPDSTRLALLQTRVGDIWGIGHRYAEQLTQWGIDTAFTLSGMQPEWVRKNMGGVVGLRLLKELNGEPCITMKDPLEKKQMIGTSRMFGKPVYGLDEIREAVATYTARAAEKLRRQHSAAATLEVYLVCADNNNFTYHPKKSTLSVRLPKATSLTNVFIGYAMKLVEALYQPGPKYLKAGINLGNLVPEENIQGNLFSPEGKKEYQQLMQAVDNINFSQRDDMVKFAASGTERNWKMRQELKSPRYTTRWKELFEVK, encoded by the coding sequence ATGTTCGCCCTCATCGACTGCAATTCCTTCTACTGCTCCTGCGAAAGGCTCTTCAGGCCGGCGCTGGACCACCATCCCGTTGTCGTGCTCAGCAACAACGATGGTTGTGTCATCGCGCGCAGCGATGAAGCCAAAGCCCTGGGCATCAACATGGGCGTGCCCTATTTCCAATGCCGCGACCTCATCAGGGAAAAGAATGTCGCCGTTTTCTCCTCCAACTATGCCCTCTATGGCGACCTGAGCAGGCGCGTCATGGATACACTCCGGCACCTGGCCGGACCGGAACAGGTGGAGGTCTATTCCATCGACGAGGCCTTTGTCAGCCTGCCGGAACTTACCCAGCCCGAACTGGTCGAAATGGCCCGGAACCTGAAAGACACCGTCGAAAACTGGACCGGCATCAAAGTGTCTATCGGTATCGCTCCCACGAAAGTGTTGAGCAAAGTAGCCAACCGCCTGGCCAAAAAAAACAAATCGGAAAGCGACTGCATCATGATCCTGGACAACCCCGATAGCACCAGGCTGGCCCTCCTGCAAACCAGGGTGGGTGATATATGGGGTATTGGTCATCGTTATGCCGAACAACTCACCCAATGGGGCATCGATACTGCATTTACACTTTCCGGCATGCAACCCGAATGGGTCCGCAAAAATATGGGCGGGGTGGTTGGACTGCGCCTGTTAAAAGAACTCAATGGAGAACCCTGTATCACCATGAAAGACCCGCTCGAAAAAAAACAAATGATCGGCACGTCCCGGATGTTCGGAAAACCGGTATATGGACTCGACGAGATCCGCGAGGCTGTGGCTACCTACACGGCAAGGGCCGCAGAAAAATTACGCCGGCAGCATAGTGCAGCCGCTACGCTTGAAGTGTACCTGGTTTGTGCAGACAACAATAACTTTACCTACCACCCCAAAAAAAGCACCTTGTCCGTCAGGCTACCCAAAGCCACTTCCCTGACCAATGTATTTATCGGTTATGCCATGAAGTTAGTGGAAGCATTGTACCAACCCGGACCGAAATACCTGAAGGCCGGCATCAACCTCGGCAACCTGGTGCCGGAAGAAAATATCCAGGGCAACCTGTTCTCGCCCGAAGGGAAAAAAGAATATCAACAATTGATGCAGGCAGTGGACAATATCAATTTCAGCCAGCGGGATGATATGGTAAAATTTGCCGCATCCGGAACGGAACGGAACTGGAAGATGCGCCAGGAACTGAAAAGCCCCCGCTACACCACGCGCTGGAAGGAACTTTTTGAAGTAAAATAG
- a CDS encoding LexA family protein, whose translation MDIDNLFTTRYAGTKTFDQHQVRTADATGFGAAADDYAERGIDLNEQLIHNKPATFFLRVRGEAMIGAGIHDGDLVIVDRSIKPQSGKIVIAVLHGDMLIRRFEKTFNKMRLLPETNRLAPIDIDPACEDFGIWGVVTYVIHGLR comes from the coding sequence ATGGATATCGATAATTTATTTACGACCAGGTACGCGGGCACAAAAACATTTGACCAGCACCAGGTGCGCACCGCCGATGCCACGGGTTTTGGCGCTGCGGCAGACGATTACGCAGAAAGGGGGATTGACCTGAATGAACAGCTCATCCATAACAAGCCCGCCACATTCTTTTTACGGGTACGGGGCGAGGCCATGATTGGCGCAGGGATCCATGATGGCGACCTGGTGATCGTAGACCGGTCCATCAAACCCCAAAGCGGCAAAATTGTGATCGCCGTATTGCATGGCGATATGCTCATCCGGCGCTTTGAAAAAACCTTTAATAAAATGCGGCTCCTCCCCGAAACCAACCGCCTGGCACCCATTGATATCGATCCCGCCTGTGAGGATTTTGGTATCTGGGGGGTGGTGACGTATGTGATCCATGGGTTGAGGTGA
- a CDS encoding PA0069 family radical SAM protein, with the protein MSNKKGRGAQINTINRFDQQTISREHIEAIDDWTEPDPATRYIEQESKSLVNKVDSVDVNMFYSMNPYQGCEHGCVYCYARNSHEYWGFSAGLDFERNIIIKKNAPDLLRRFLMKPGWECKPISISGNTDCYQPAEQKYRITRRLLEICNEFNQPVGIITKNAGVLRDKDILVKMGERKLVSVLVSITSLDENLRRVMEPRTTTAVQRLRVIRELSAAGIRVGVMAAPIIPGLNDHEFAAILEAAAEAGASYASYTFVRLNGAVKLIFHDWLYTNFPDRADKVWHSIEEGHGGKVNDSRFGTRMRGEGVVADLISQQLKKFSKMHGLNQDRWQLDTQSFSVPGRQMKLF; encoded by the coding sequence TTGTCCAACAAAAAAGGGCGTGGCGCCCAGATCAATACCATTAATCGGTTTGACCAGCAAACGATCAGTAGGGAACATATTGAAGCCATCGATGACTGGACCGAACCAGATCCGGCTACCCGGTATATTGAACAGGAATCCAAAAGCCTGGTCAATAAAGTGGATAGCGTGGATGTGAATATGTTTTACAGTATGAATCCTTACCAGGGTTGCGAGCATGGCTGTGTGTATTGTTATGCGCGTAACTCTCATGAATATTGGGGCTTTAGTGCCGGACTGGATTTTGAAAGGAATATCATCATCAAAAAGAATGCGCCTGATTTGCTGCGCAGGTTTTTGATGAAGCCCGGATGGGAATGTAAACCGATTTCGATCAGCGGAAATACGGATTGTTACCAACCCGCGGAACAGAAATACAGGATCACCCGCAGGTTATTGGAAATATGTAATGAATTCAACCAGCCGGTGGGGATCATTACAAAGAATGCGGGCGTTTTGCGGGATAAGGATATCCTGGTGAAAATGGGTGAGAGGAAGCTGGTGAGTGTATTGGTCTCCATAACCAGCCTGGATGAAAATTTGCGCCGGGTGATGGAGCCGCGCACCACTACGGCAGTCCAGCGATTGCGGGTGATCAGGGAGTTAAGTGCTGCGGGCATCAGGGTGGGGGTGATGGCGGCGCCGATCATACCCGGACTGAATGACCATGAATTTGCTGCAATACTGGAAGCGGCTGCAGAAGCCGGGGCAAGTTATGCGTCCTATACTTTTGTGCGGTTGAATGGTGCCGTGAAATTGATCTTCCACGATTGGTTGTATACCAATTTCCCTGATCGGGCAGATAAGGTCTGGCATAGTATTGAAGAAGGGCACGGCGGGAAGGTGAACGACAGCCGCTTCGGTACAAGAATGCGTGGTGAAGGCGTGGTAGCCGACCTCATCAGCCAGCAATTAAAAAAGTTCAGTAAAATGCATGGATTGAACCAGGACCGCTGGCAATTGGATACCCAAAGCTTTTCTGTGCCGGGAAGGCAAATGAAATTGTTTTAA
- a CDS encoding aromatic ring-hydroxylating oxygenase subunit alpha, translated as MPKFFVDPNIARAKTLDTSFYIDPANYELAKEQIFAPSWQYIGHADQVKESGDCYPVIMLENYINEPLVLTRDKSAILHCLSNVCTHRGNLVAYEPCKTSQLRCKYHGRLFDLDGRFRSMPEFKEVENFPTAADDLTKLPVFQWGKLLFTSLKPQVPAATYFKEMIDRVGWLPMDQLEFRADLSQDYIVKANWALYCENYLEGFHIPFVHAGLNAVLEFGEYSTEIFTYCNLQIGIGKKGDSCFDLPADSPDYGKDVAAYYFWAFPNMMFNFYPWGLSFNLVQPISPSECKVSFLSFVYDSTKLGTGAGSGLDTVEHEDEEVVQQVQKGIRSRFYDHGRYSVKHEKGTHHFHSLIAAFMG; from the coding sequence ATGCCGAAATTTTTTGTTGATCCGAATATTGCCAGGGCAAAAACCCTTGATACCAGCTTTTATATCGATCCTGCCAATTATGAATTGGCGAAGGAACAGATTTTTGCACCTTCCTGGCAATACATCGGGCATGCTGACCAGGTAAAGGAGAGCGGGGACTGTTACCCGGTCATAATGCTGGAGAATTATATCAATGAGCCTTTGGTGTTAACGCGGGACAAATCCGCCATCCTGCATTGCCTGTCGAATGTATGCACGCATCGTGGCAACCTGGTCGCCTACGAGCCCTGCAAAACGAGCCAGCTGCGCTGCAAATACCATGGACGCCTGTTTGACCTCGATGGCCGCTTCAGGTCCATGCCTGAATTCAAGGAAGTGGAAAATTTCCCGACCGCAGCAGATGACCTCACCAAACTGCCTGTTTTTCAATGGGGGAAATTGTTGTTCACCTCACTGAAACCGCAGGTGCCGGCAGCTACTTATTTTAAGGAAATGATCGATCGCGTGGGTTGGTTGCCTATGGACCAGCTCGAATTCAGGGCTGACCTTTCCCAGGATTACATCGTGAAGGCCAATTGGGCATTGTACTGTGAAAATTACCTGGAAGGTTTCCATATCCCTTTTGTACATGCCGGCCTGAATGCCGTATTGGAATTTGGCGAGTACAGCACTGAAATATTTACTTATTGCAACCTGCAGATCGGTATTGGTAAAAAAGGGGATAGCTGTTTTGACCTTCCTGCAGATTCACCCGATTATGGTAAGGATGTGGCCGCTTATTATTTCTGGGCCTTTCCCAACATGATGTTTAATTTTTATCCCTGGGGTTTGTCCTTTAACCTGGTACAGCCAATTTCTCCCTCCGAATGCAAGGTGTCTTTCCTGAGTTTTGTTTATGATAGCACTAAGCTGGGAACAGGCGCCGGCAGCGGACTGGATACCGTTGAGCATGAAGACGAGGAAGTTGTTCAGCAAGTGCAGAAAGGGATCCGTTCCAGGTTTTATGACCATGGCCGGTATTCAGTCAAACATGAAAAAGGCACGCACCATTTCCATTCCCTCATTGCTGCTTTTATGGGATAA
- a CDS encoding TonB-dependent receptor: MKPNNILLLVICLLSTFYLSAQTTIRGRIVDGKSGAPLQGVSIKVKSSRVGTLTNDAGVFALAAAPNDVLEITMIGYANRSVTVGSETDLTINLEPAITDLAGVVLVGTRRAGRVKIETPVPVDIVNVGQVSLPTARMDLTAIINYAAPSFNYNKQSGSDGADHIDLATLRGLGPDQTLVLVNGKRRHQTAFVAVFGTRGRGNSGTDLSALPLAAIDRVEILRDGASAQYGSDAIAGVINLVLKKNTGELTGNAGWSGYYDNKYNPATKPELGQYVYDGKLDGNAFNANLNYGVALKNDGFINFTGSFLTSGKTYRQTLETDDTKKDWLPTNIYRRAHGDGSLVAGGVFYNAEIPKIFGNTTLYSFGGYNHKSSDAYAFTRNFSARPDRFPTDANGDLINVPGIMKETSDGETYYNPHIQTKISDFSIAAGLRGLAGKWDWDLSNSLGVNDFHFYGDKTFNASKGASQTHFDDGGFNFLQNTVNLGFTRAFDDIASGLNISFGGEFRSERYKINAGEEASYKNYDVTGEKAGGSQGFPGYQPADEVNATRSVFGVYGDAEIDITKKWLVGAAIRFENYNDFGSTFNYKIATRYKLTDHVNIRGSYSTGFRAPSLQQINFSSTFTTVQGADIKEVKIAPNYSPITAAAGIEALKQERSQNASLGFTAKLSKAFTLTVDGYLVKVKDRVVLSGQFSADDEGLDPDLTDAMKELDVALAQFFANAVNTTNKGIDMVLEYNKKYGKNGFKALLTGNIQSMEIDKINVPAKLTGTADLRATFLTEREQKFILASAPNAKFGLTLEHSWPKLALGLRFTYFGKTTLLGYGDGTAEDFNPPFERGDLYAYVPADADGSKVKDQYVYGGKLVPDIYMSYQLNKNIGLYWGVDNFINVHPDMSFAPGAKGWAFNNETGGPWDAVQMGSNGLRMFVRVGFKL; the protein is encoded by the coding sequence ATGAAACCAAACAACATTCTTTTACTCGTAATCTGCTTATTGAGTACGTTTTACCTGAGTGCCCAAACAACCATCAGGGGCAGGATCGTAGATGGTAAATCAGGCGCGCCCCTGCAGGGTGTGTCCATTAAAGTGAAATCAAGCCGTGTCGGCACACTCACCAATGATGCCGGGGTCTTTGCCCTGGCCGCTGCACCTAACGATGTGCTCGAGATCACGATGATCGGTTATGCGAATCGCTCTGTAACTGTGGGCAGCGAAACCGATCTTACCATCAACCTTGAGCCTGCTATCACCGACCTGGCCGGTGTTGTACTGGTGGGTACCCGCAGGGCGGGCCGCGTTAAAATTGAAACACCGGTTCCGGTGGATATCGTGAACGTTGGACAGGTCTCCCTGCCAACAGCAAGGATGGACCTGACCGCGATCATTAATTATGCGGCACCTTCTTTCAACTACAACAAACAAAGCGGCAGTGATGGTGCCGATCATATTGACCTCGCCACTTTACGCGGACTGGGCCCCGACCAGACCCTGGTTTTAGTGAATGGCAAACGCCGCCACCAGACCGCCTTTGTGGCTGTTTTCGGTACCCGGGGCCGTGGAAATTCCGGCACCGACCTCAGCGCACTTCCCCTGGCCGCCATCGACCGGGTTGAGATCCTGCGCGATGGTGCTTCCGCCCAATATGGTTCGGATGCCATTGCCGGCGTGATCAACCTGGTTCTGAAAAAGAATACCGGCGAACTGACCGGGAACGCAGGCTGGTCGGGCTATTATGACAACAAATACAATCCGGCTACAAAACCGGAACTGGGCCAGTATGTGTATGATGGCAAGCTGGATGGCAATGCCTTCAATGCCAACCTGAACTATGGCGTGGCATTGAAAAATGATGGCTTTATCAATTTCACCGGTAGCTTCCTGACCTCCGGAAAAACCTATCGCCAGACCCTGGAGACCGATGATACCAAAAAAGACTGGTTGCCAACAAATATCTATCGCCGCGCGCATGGCGATGGTTCACTGGTGGCCGGTGGCGTTTTTTATAATGCCGAAATACCGAAGATATTTGGCAATACCACGCTCTATTCATTCGGTGGTTATAACCATAAATCTTCCGACGCCTATGCTTTTACCAGGAACTTCTCTGCAAGGCCTGACCGCTTTCCGACTGATGCAAATGGCGACCTGATCAATGTTCCGGGTATCATGAAGGAAACATCTGACGGCGAGACTTATTATAACCCGCATATACAAACGAAGATCAGCGACTTCTCCATTGCAGCCGGCCTAAGGGGCCTGGCCGGGAAATGGGATTGGGACCTTAGTAATTCCCTGGGCGTGAATGATTTTCATTTCTATGGCGACAAAACCTTTAACGCGTCTAAAGGGGCTTCACAGACCCATTTTGATGATGGCGGATTTAACTTCCTGCAAAACACCGTGAACCTGGGCTTCACCAGGGCTTTTGATGATATTGCCAGCGGCCTGAATATTTCCTTTGGCGGAGAATTCCGGAGCGAGCGCTATAAGATCAATGCCGGTGAAGAAGCCTCCTACAAGAACTATGATGTAACCGGTGAAAAGGCCGGTGGCTCACAGGGTTTCCCGGGTTACCAGCCTGCTGATGAAGTGAATGCCACCCGTTCGGTTTTTGGTGTATATGGTGATGCTGAAATTGATATCACTAAAAAATGGCTGGTTGGCGCCGCCATACGTTTTGAGAATTATAACGACTTCGGGTCCACCTTTAATTACAAGATCGCTACACGGTATAAACTGACGGATCATGTGAATATCCGCGGATCTTACAGTACCGGATTCAGGGCACCGTCTTTGCAACAGATCAATTTCTCGTCCACTTTTACAACCGTACAGGGTGCCGATATCAAGGAAGTAAAGATCGCCCCGAATTACAGTCCGATCACCGCTGCCGCCGGCATCGAAGCCCTGAAACAGGAAAGGTCACAGAATGCCAGCCTTGGCTTTACCGCCAAACTGTCAAAGGCATTTACGCTCACTGTTGATGGCTATTTGGTGAAAGTGAAAGACCGCGTGGTTTTATCCGGCCAGTTCAGTGCTGATGACGAAGGGCTGGATCCTGATTTAACGGATGCCATGAAAGAACTGGATGTTGCCCTGGCCCAGTTTTTTGCAAATGCCGTGAACACAACCAATAAAGGGATTGACATGGTATTGGAATACAACAAGAAATATGGCAAGAATGGTTTCAAGGCATTGCTGACCGGTAATATCCAGTCGATGGAAATCGATAAGATCAATGTACCGGCCAAATTGACCGGAACCGCTGACCTGCGCGCCACCTTCCTTACAGAGCGCGAACAGAAATTTATCCTGGCATCTGCTCCAAATGCGAAATTCGGGTTAACACTGGAACACAGCTGGCCCAAACTTGCACTGGGACTTCGTTTCACCTATTTTGGGAAAACTACTTTGCTGGGTTATGGCGATGGAACTGCTGAAGATTTTAATCCACCATTCGAAAGGGGTGACCTCTATGCCTATGTGCCCGCAGATGCCGATGGCAGCAAGGTGAAAGACCAGTATGTGTATGGCGGGAAACTTGTTCCGGATATTTATATGTCCTACCAGTTGAATAAAAATATCGGCCTTTACTGGGGTGTAGATAATTTCATCAATGTACACCCGGATATGAGTTTTGCACCCGGTGCAAAAGGTTGGGCCTTTAATAACGAAACCGGCGGTCCATGGGATGCTGTCCAGATGGGTAGCAATGGATTGCGTATGTTCGTGCGCGTTGGATTCAAGTTATAA
- a CDS encoding RapZ C-terminal domain-containing protein has product MEKIIDEIKSLWLQYAGTEALEVTKLPQSGSDRMYFRVTSAETLVKVEKTVIATYNDNLKENNTFFAFSKALLSKGCPVCRVLIVNEAGNTYLQEDFGDTSLLNVLEEKGYTGEVYALFQQSLKKLAHLQIVGGSAINYDDCLTTREFGKQAIMSDLLYFKYYFLDTLKYPYDKQALLNDFEALSTYLTHTGNKHFMFRDFQSRNIMVKDGDIHFIDYQGGMLGALQYDVASMLWQARAELPADWKNSLLDYYIEEAGKLLPQPLDPALFIAQYNGYVLIRLLQVLGAYGFRGFFQRKAQFLTSIPLALRNLKWFTENGRMGISVPEFDRCLGFCTSQEILDRFEPLKADDNTPLVVQIHSFSFRKGIPADTSGNGGGFVFDCRAILNPGRIEEFKTQTGRDKAVKDFLEQRTTMPDFLNSVFDMVDISVTDYIKRGFGSLQVNFGCTGGQHRSVYAADALARHLRNKFGVKIELKHIEQEAKNWINLTYKIEGEQ; this is encoded by the coding sequence ATGGAAAAAATAATTGACGAAATAAAATCCCTTTGGCTGCAATATGCTGGTACTGAGGCCCTTGAGGTCACCAAGCTGCCACAAAGCGGCAGTGACCGGATGTATTTCAGGGTAACATCCGCAGAAACTTTAGTGAAGGTGGAGAAGACCGTAATCGCCACCTACAATGACAACCTGAAAGAAAACAACACCTTCTTCGCTTTTTCAAAAGCCCTGTTGTCTAAGGGATGCCCGGTTTGCCGGGTGCTCATCGTTAATGAAGCCGGGAATACTTACCTGCAGGAAGACTTTGGCGACACCTCGCTGCTGAATGTACTGGAAGAAAAAGGTTATACCGGGGAAGTATATGCGCTGTTTCAGCAAAGCCTGAAAAAGCTGGCCCACCTGCAGATCGTTGGCGGCTCGGCCATCAATTACGATGATTGCCTCACCACCCGCGAATTCGGTAAGCAGGCCATCATGAGTGACCTCCTGTATTTCAAATATTATTTCTTAGATACCCTGAAATATCCTTACGATAAGCAGGCCCTGCTGAATGATTTTGAGGCCCTGAGCACTTACCTCACCCATACCGGCAACAAGCATTTCATGTTCCGTGATTTCCAGAGCCGGAATATTATGGTGAAAGACGGGGATATCCATTTCATCGATTACCAGGGCGGGATGCTGGGTGCCTTGCAATATGATGTGGCTTCCATGCTATGGCAGGCCCGGGCTGAATTACCTGCTGACTGGAAAAACAGCCTGCTGGATTATTATATCGAAGAAGCGGGTAAGCTGTTGCCGCAACCATTGGACCCGGCTTTGTTTATCGCCCAGTATAATGGGTATGTGCTGATCAGATTATTGCAGGTATTGGGGGCTTATGGCTTCCGTGGATTTTTCCAGCGCAAGGCCCAGTTCCTCACCAGTATCCCGCTGGCTTTACGCAACCTGAAATGGTTCACCGAAAACGGGCGGATGGGCATCTCGGTGCCTGAATTCGATCGTTGCCTGGGCTTTTGTACCAGCCAGGAGATCCTGGACCGTTTCGAGCCATTGAAGGCTGATGACAACACGCCCCTGGTGGTGCAGATCCACAGTTTCTCTTTCAGGAAAGGCATCCCTGCGGATACTTCCGGTAATGGCGGAGGGTTTGTGTTTGATTGCCGCGCCATCCTGAACCCGGGCCGCATTGAAGAATTTAAAACACAGACCGGGCGTGATAAGGCCGTGAAAGATTTCCTGGAGCAACGCACCACCATGCCCGATTTCCTGAACAGCGTGTTTGATATGGTGGATATCAGTGTGACCGATTATATCAAAAGGGGTTTTGGCAGCCTGCAGGTGAACTTTGGCTGTACCGGCGGACAACACCGCAGTGTGTATGCCGCTGATGCCCTTGCCCGCCACCTGCGCAATAAGTTTGGTGTAAAGATCGAACTGAAACACATTGAGCAGGAAGCAAAGAACTGGATTAATTTAACGTATAAAATTGAAGGTGAACAGTGA